Below is a genomic region from candidate division KSB1 bacterium.
TGGTGTCAGAACCAGTATTCTGGATCACCGCTTTGTGATCCCCTGTTCCTTGATTCGACGGCCTGGCACAGCTAAAGAAAAATAGCATGGCCACTGTAACACAGCAAGATATCGAGTCAATGGTGGGCAGAGGTAAGAAACAATAAGCAGTAAATGACCTAGTTCTTGGGCAAAACATCGTTTTCTCCGACCATCACATGAACCAGTTCTTCTATTTGGTCTTTCAAGTACTGAAACGACCTCTCAAATTGACAGATGATCCTTCGATCGTCCAAACTTGATTTGTGAGTCGCGGTGACTGGCCAAAAGAGCTTGATCGTTCGGGTGGCCGTAGGAGGTAGAATGTCATGAATATCGGGTGTTAGGGCAATCATGACCTCATAATATTCGATACTAGGGATATCAGCTATGGTTTTTGAAGTTTGATGGGAGATATCGATGCCCTTTTCAGCCATGAACTGGATTAAGCGAGCGTCAATCGGCTTCGCCTGTTTGTAAGCAACGCTGCTAAAGCTGAAATTGGGCAATTTCAGGGATCTAGCAATTCCTTCCGCCATTTGACTATAGCAGCTATTATCCTCATCCACAAATAGGATTCTGAATTGATCAGCTCCCAAATGTTTGACTACCTCCCCAGTCGTCATGTAGACTATTTCCTCGCAAATATTTTTTGCTTGATCGGTAGTGCGCTCCAATCTCCGGGCGATGGTAAGCAGCGAGTTTAATGCCTCCAACGGAATTTCGCCTTGCTGCTCCAACTCTAATAACAGCGAATTGATTGCGGAGCGAATTGCATCGGCCTGACTTTCAAATGCCATCATTTTCCGCGCCAGTTGCGCGTCGCGTTGCTCGTAGGCCTGAATCGACTGCTGTAACATGGGAACACAAAGATTCACCAACTCAAAAAATTTATCAATGTATTTTTCGTTTTTTGGTAATGGCTCAATCGAGCTAAGAAATACTGCTTGCCGAGCGATGCTCTCCGCATAGTCACCGATCCGTTCCAAATCATTGACGATTTTAATGGTCGAAAAAACGAACCGCAAATGCCCAGCGACCGGCTGATGCCGGACGATAAACTCCAGGCAGAGTCGATCCAGCTCGGTCTCTAACTCATCGATCAACCGATCTCGGAAAATCACAGCATAGGCCAGTTTGCGATCGTATTTCATCAGCGCACTCATGGCATCTTGGATGGCCTTTTCGTCCCGTCTCGCCATCTCGATCACTTTTTCAGAAATACGGGAAATATCCCGTTGCAATGATTCCTCAAAACGCT
It encodes:
- the phoU gene encoding phosphate signaling complex protein PhoU, which encodes MPDYKRFEESLQRDISRISEKVIEMARRDEKAIQDAMSALMKYDRKLAYAVIFRDRLIDELETELDRLCLEFIVRHQPVAGHLRFVFSTIKIVNDLERIGDYAESIARQAVFLSSIEPLPKNEKYIDKFFELVNLCVPMLQQSIQAYEQRDAQLARKMMAFESQADAIRSAINSLLLELEQQGEIPLEALNSLLTIARRLERTTDQAKNICEEIVYMTTGEVVKHLGADQFRILFVDEDNSCYSQMAEGIARSLKLPNFSFSSVAYKQAKPIDARLIQFMAEKGIDISHQTSKTIADIPSIEYYEVMIALTPDIHDILPPTATRTIKLFWPVTATHKSSLDDRRIICQFERSFQYLKDQIEELVHVMVGENDVLPKN